One part of the Nematostella vectensis chromosome 8, jaNemVect1.1, whole genome shotgun sequence genome encodes these proteins:
- the LOC5519319 gene encoding dual specificity protein phosphatase 14 — protein MYRSRELKAAVHHSPLTAMARITEWLFLSSCQVARDEKLLLEKGITLVINATIEAPEQDYKKVKHIRIKVNDNPGNKIGIFFDMVSDKIESVRRVGGKVLVHCIAGVSRSASLVIAYLMKYQRLNLRDAHKLVQDKRPLIRPNTGFWKELIDYEKKLFGKNSVQMVDTKLGPVPDVYYEHVKDLVW, from the exons ATGTACAGATCAAGAGAGCTAAAGGCAGCTGTTCACCACAGCCCGCTCACCGCTATGGCAAGAATAACAGAATGGCTTTTCCTTAGCAGTTGTCAAGTTGCACGAGACGAAAAATTGTTGCTAGAAAAAGGAATTACATTAGTCATCAATG CCACCATTGAGGCACCAGAGCAGGATTACAAGAAAGTCAAACATATTAGAATAAAAGTCAATGATAACCCTGGAAACAAGATTGGTATCTTCTTTGATATGGTATCCGATAAAATAG AAAGTGTAAGGCGTGTTGGTGGTAAAGTCCTTGTACACTGTATTGCTGGAGTTAGCAG GTCTGCCTCCCTTGTAATTGCATACCTCATGAAATATCAAAGACTAAACCTCAGAGATGCACATAAACTTGTTCAAGACAAGAGGCCCCTTATTCGTCCCAACACTGGCTTCTGGAAAGAGCTAATTGATTATGAAAAGAAGCTCTTTGGCAAGAACTCAGTACAAATGGTAGACACGAAATTGG gACCTGTGCCAGATGTGTATTATGAACATGTTAAAGACCtagtttggtaa